ATGTAGTAACAAGTTGTCAAGCGGTCAACATAACTACATGCAACCAAAACAAATCGGGAGCAGAGCCATGAAACGAAGGGGATTCATCACGTTAGCGGCTGCGTTCGCAGCCGCTGCCTTGTCCACCAGCGCATACGCCATCGACTGGAAGCAGCAGTCCGGTCAGCAGATCACCGTGTTGCTCAGCGAACACCCTTGGACCTCCGAGCTTCGCAAGCATGTCGGGGAATTCGAGGCTGAGACCGGAATCAAGGTCAAGATCGACGCATTTGCGGAGGATCTCTATTCGGATCGCATGAACCTTGCGGTGCGCTCGGCCGAATCCGTCGCTGACGTATATATGATCCAGATGGACTCGGCCCTTTACACCCAGTGGGAGGCCGGTGTGGTCGAGCCGCTGACGCCCTATCTCGACGATCCTGCCAAGACGGATGCCGACTACAATCTCGCCGACTATCCGGAAGGTTTTCGCGCCGGCGCATCCTTCCCCGTCGCAGAACCGAACCCGCAACTCTATGCGATCCCGATCTCGTTTGAAGCCTACACGCTCTTCTACAACAAGGATCTGGTCGAAAAGTATCTGGGCGGCAAGGTGCCGGCGACGATGGATGAGCTGATCGCTGCAGCAAACGATATCAGCGCCAAGGGCGAGGGCAAGATCTTCGGCGCATCGATGCGCGGCAAACGCTCGGCCGAGCTGGTGGATACGATGACAGGCATCGTGCTCGACGCCTGGGGCAGCGAACCGGCGAACCTTCCCTATAACATCTGGTTCGATGGCGACTGGTCCAAGCCGCGCTTCAATGATCCGCGGGTCGCCAAGGGGCTATCCTACTATGCCGGCCTCCTCAAGGCCGGTCCGCCGAGCGCGCTTTCCTATGGCTGGGAGGATGCGAGCCGCTTCTTCTCGCAGGGTAATGCCGCCTTCTTCGTCGACGCTTCGGTCTTCGGTCCGGGCTTTGAGGATCCGAAGACTTCGGCAATCGCCGGCAAGGTAGGCTATGCGCCGCTACCGGCGTCCACGGGGGATATCGGCTACAGCGGCCATTGGTCATGGGGCATTTCGATTGCCAAGAACTCCCCGAAAAAGGACGCTGCCTGGCTCTTCGTGCAATGGGCGACGAACAAGAAGATGACGGCGGCGCTCGGCGTTGCGACCGGCGGCGCGCCGCGCGACACGTCCTGGGAGGATCCCGACTACGTCAAGGCGCTCGACGCCGGATACGTTTCCGCGGTGAAGGCCCAGATGAAGCACACGCGTCCGACATCGGTTTTCCGCCAAGGCTGGAACGATGTCGTGCTCTTGGTCGTCGACGCCATTCACCAGATC
The genomic region above belongs to Ensifer adhaerens and contains:
- a CDS encoding ABC transporter substrate-binding protein, coding for MKRRGFITLAAAFAAAALSTSAYAIDWKQQSGQQITVLLSEHPWTSELRKHVGEFEAETGIKVKIDAFAEDLYSDRMNLAVRSAESVADVYMIQMDSALYTQWEAGVVEPLTPYLDDPAKTDADYNLADYPEGFRAGASFPVAEPNPQLYAIPISFEAYTLFYNKDLVEKYLGGKVPATMDELIAAANDISAKGEGKIFGASMRGKRSAELVDTMTGIVLDAWGSEPANLPYNIWFDGDWSKPRFNDPRVAKGLSYYAGLLKAGPPSALSYGWEDASRFFSQGNAAFFVDASVFGPGFEDPKTSAIAGKVGYAPLPASTGDIGYSGHWSWGISIAKNSPKKDAAWLFVQWATNKKMTAALGVATGGAPRDTSWEDPDYVKALDAGYVSAVKAQMKHTRPTSVFRQGWNDVVLLVVDAIHQIYQGTTPEDAVAELQTNVEDTLQ